In Streptomyces sp. NBC_00448, the following are encoded in one genomic region:
- a CDS encoding GTP-binding protein has product MAAVRTERRPEQPAKEPVALKLLVAGGFGAGKTTLVGAVSEIRPLRTEESLSEVGRPVDSTVGVEGKRTTTVAMDFGRITLRENLVLYLFGTPGQDRFWFLWDELAQGALGAVVLADTRRLADCFAAVDYFEQRGIPFAVAVNCFDGAELHDPQHVREALDIEAGVPVVLCDARERDSAKNVLISVVEHAANMAARRSAG; this is encoded by the coding sequence ATGGCCGCCGTGCGCACCGAACGTCGTCCCGAGCAGCCCGCCAAAGAGCCGGTGGCGCTCAAGCTGCTGGTGGCCGGCGGTTTCGGCGCGGGCAAGACCACGCTGGTCGGCGCGGTCAGCGAGATCCGCCCGCTGCGCACCGAGGAGTCGCTGAGCGAGGTCGGCCGCCCGGTCGACAGCACCGTCGGGGTCGAGGGCAAGCGGACCACCACGGTCGCCATGGACTTCGGCCGGATCACGCTGCGCGAGAACCTGGTGCTCTACCTGTTCGGCACTCCCGGGCAGGACCGATTCTGGTTCCTGTGGGACGAGTTGGCGCAGGGTGCGCTCGGCGCGGTGGTGCTCGCCGACACCCGGCGGCTGGCCGACTGCTTCGCCGCCGTCGACTACTTCGAGCAGCGCGGCATCCCCTTCGCGGTGGCCGTCAACTGCTTCGACGGCGCCGAGTTGCACGACCCGCAGCACGTCCGCGAGGCGCTCGACATCGAGGCGGGCGTGCCGGTGGTGCTGTGCGACGCGCGCGAGCGCGACTCGGCGAAGAACGTCCTGATCAGCGTGGTCGAGCACGCCGCGAACATGGCGGCGCGGCGGAGCGCCGGGTAA
- a CDS encoding roadblock/LC7 domain-containing protein translates to MTAPSSPTRELSWLLDDLVTRVASIRKALVLSGDGLSIGASDGLTREDSEHLAAVASGFHSLAKGVGRHFEAGRVRQTIVELDEAFLFVTAAGDGSCLAVLSDADSDVGQVAYEMALLVKRVGVHLSSAPRHGGGAALSG, encoded by the coding sequence ATGACGGCACCATCCAGCCCGACACGCGAGCTGAGCTGGCTCCTTGACGATCTGGTCACCCGCGTGGCCAGCATCCGCAAGGCGCTGGTGCTCTCCGGGGACGGCCTGTCCATCGGCGCGTCCGACGGGCTCACCCGCGAGGACTCCGAGCACCTCGCCGCCGTCGCCTCCGGCTTCCACAGCCTGGCCAAGGGAGTCGGGCGGCACTTCGAAGCCGGCCGGGTCCGGCAGACCATCGTGGAACTCGACGAGGCGTTCCTCTTCGTCACCGCGGCGGGCGACGGCAGTTGCCTGGCGGTGCTCAGCGACGCGGACTCCGACGTCGGCCAGGTCGCGTACGAGATGGCCCTGCTGGTCAAGCGGGTAGGGGTACATCTGAGCAGCGCACCGCGGCACGGCGGCGGCGCGGCGCTCAGCGGCTGA
- a CDS encoding sensor histidine kinase yields MRFRGTTIRRKIVALLLIPLVSLTAIWVFAATITSRAVFGRPDPERIANNVLYPLQDVLGSLQQERKAALLYVANTRDSQARIAFEKQGQVTDSAIAKLRGHITDGHMRKDLNASAREHLDDFFTGVGDLAQLRRRVDDQHISREDTYAGYNTFQGPAFAFCDSLYLVDNTSVEPQRTAGIGVIRAEEQITREDALMGAAISTGHMTRQELTAFTSAVAVERGYYADNSPGLAKADRARFDAFWRSKAGKQLRAAQDAISAATPADAPIVAAHQSWPTVAGTAVTGVNKLDQQVVVDFTKRASPVATSLVVEAILAGGLGLIAVVASLIVSVRIGRGLIRDLTGLRREAQELSGTRLPRVMRRLASGEQVDIETEVPRLQYTDDEIGQVGQALNVLQRAAVEAAVRQADMRKGVSDVFVNLARRSQVLLHRQLTLLDSMERRTEQPDELADLFRLDHMTTRMRRHAEGLVILSGAAPSRQWRKPVQLMDVVRAAVAEVEDYERIEVRRLPRLAVAGAAVADLTHLLAELIENAAVFSPPHTQVRLHGEPVANGFVLEIDDRGLGLTPDALLEANLRLAETPEFELSDTDRLGLFVVSRLAQRHSIRVSLRQSPYGGTTAVVLVPAALLSESGDVDTGATRLDLADDLTPVGDTEHTFRQWGLDGAGGEPHKEHVAHVEEPPAPQPLPQPAAEPEPGGPFGLPRRRRRTAPVLVTDHGRPVGEPPQPADRAEPEQTVQPAQPAEPATPGTPDVPAAQAAQTEQPEWGQERGEGQEARRPWNTAPQPPRRPGPPVQAVPPVGGAEPLPTRRTSARHAAPASPPAPAPTPAPAPAAGSAPAPGAAPGGGTVLPRRVRQANLAPQLRSDPTQTGRRTEEPAVRERSADEVRDRMASLQRGWQRGRAAESDPAPGSDDDTSTSVTRTTPEEYGR; encoded by the coding sequence ATGCGCTTTCGCGGTACGACGATCCGCCGGAAGATCGTGGCGCTGCTGCTGATCCCGCTGGTGTCCCTCACCGCCATCTGGGTCTTTGCCGCAACGATCACGAGCCGAGCGGTGTTCGGACGGCCCGATCCCGAGCGAATAGCGAACAACGTGCTCTATCCCTTGCAGGACGTGCTGGGCAGTCTCCAGCAGGAGCGCAAGGCCGCACTGTTGTACGTCGCCAACACGCGTGACTCCCAGGCGCGGATCGCCTTCGAGAAGCAGGGCCAGGTGACGGATTCGGCCATTGCGAAGCTGCGCGGGCACATCACCGACGGCCACATGCGCAAAGACCTCAACGCCTCGGCGCGCGAGCACCTCGACGACTTCTTCACCGGAGTCGGTGATCTGGCGCAACTGCGCCGGCGAGTGGACGACCAGCACATCTCCCGCGAGGACACGTACGCCGGTTACAACACCTTCCAGGGACCGGCTTTCGCGTTCTGCGACAGCCTCTATCTGGTCGACAACACCAGTGTCGAGCCGCAACGCACCGCGGGGATCGGAGTGATCCGGGCCGAGGAGCAGATCACCCGCGAGGACGCCCTGATGGGTGCCGCGATCAGCACCGGCCATATGACCCGCCAGGAACTCACCGCCTTCACCTCCGCCGTCGCCGTGGAACGCGGCTACTACGCCGACAACAGCCCCGGGTTGGCAAAGGCGGACCGGGCGCGGTTCGACGCGTTCTGGCGGAGCAAGGCCGGGAAGCAGTTGCGCGCCGCCCAGGACGCGATCTCGGCCGCCACCCCGGCCGACGCGCCGATCGTCGCCGCGCACCAGTCCTGGCCGACGGTGGCCGGCACCGCGGTGACCGGCGTCAACAAGCTGGACCAGCAGGTCGTCGTGGACTTCACCAAGAGGGCCTCTCCCGTGGCGACCTCCCTCGTGGTGGAGGCGATTCTGGCCGGTGGCCTCGGCCTGATCGCGGTGGTCGCGTCGCTGATCGTGTCGGTCCGGATCGGCCGCGGGCTGATCCGCGACCTGACCGGGCTGCGCCGCGAGGCGCAGGAGTTGTCCGGTACCCGGCTGCCGCGCGTCATGCGCCGGCTCGCCTCGGGCGAGCAGGTCGACATCGAGACCGAGGTGCCACGGCTGCAGTACACGGACGACGAGATCGGCCAGGTCGGCCAGGCGCTCAACGTGCTCCAGCGCGCCGCCGTCGAGGCGGCGGTCCGGCAGGCCGACATGCGCAAGGGCGTCTCCGACGTCTTCGTCAACCTCGCCCGCCGCAGCCAGGTGCTGCTGCACCGCCAACTCACGCTGCTGGACTCGATGGAGCGGCGCACCGAGCAGCCCGACGAGCTCGCCGACCTGTTCCGGCTGGACCACATGACCACCCGCATGCGGCGGCACGCCGAGGGCCTGGTCATCCTCTCCGGCGCGGCCCCCTCCCGGCAGTGGCGCAAGCCGGTGCAGCTGATGGACGTCGTGCGCGCCGCCGTCGCCGAAGTCGAGGACTACGAGCGGATCGAGGTCCGCCGGCTGCCGCGGCTGGCCGTGGCCGGCGCCGCGGTCGCCGACCTCACCCACCTGCTCGCCGAACTCATCGAGAACGCCGCGGTGTTCTCGCCCCCGCACACCCAAGTACGGCTGCACGGCGAGCCCGTCGCCAACGGCTTCGTGCTGGAGATCGACGACCGCGGTCTCGGCCTGACCCCGGACGCCCTGCTCGAAGCGAACCTGCGGCTCGCCGAGACCCCCGAGTTCGAGCTGTCCGACACCGACCGGCTCGGCCTGTTCGTGGTCAGCCGGCTCGCCCAACGGCACAGCATCCGCGTCTCGCTGCGCCAGTCCCCGTACGGCGGCACGACCGCGGTGGTGCTGGTGCCGGCGGCGCTGCTCAGCGAGAGCGGCGACGTCGACACCGGCGCGACCCGCCTGGACCTCGCGGACGACCTGACGCCCGTCGGCGACACCGAGCACACCTTCCGGCAGTGGGGCCTGGACGGCGCCGGCGGCGAGCCCCACAAGGAGCACGTCGCCCACGTCGAGGAACCGCCCGCCCCGCAACCCCTCCCGCAGCCCGCGGCAGAGCCGGAGCCGGGCGGGCCGTTCGGCCTGCCCCGCCGCAGGCGGCGCACCGCACCGGTGCTGGTCACCGACCACGGCCGCCCGGTCGGCGAGCCACCGCAGCCTGCGGACCGCGCCGAGCCCGAACAGACCGTACAGCCTGCACAGCCCGCCGAACCGGCCACACCGGGCACGCCGGACGTCCCGGCGGCGCAGGCTGCGCAGACCGAGCAGCCGGAGTGGGGCCAGGAGCGCGGCGAGGGGCAGGAAGCCCGCAGGCCCTGGAACACCGCACCCCAGCCGCCCCGCCGGCCTGGCCCGCCGGTGCAGGCCGTGCCGCCGGTGGGCGGCGCCGAGCCGCTGCCGACCCGCCGCACCTCCGCCCGGCACGCCGCGCCCGCGTCCCCACCAGCACCCGCACCCACGCCTGCTCCCGCTCCCGCGGCCGGTTCGGCCCCCGCACCCGGTGCCGCGCCGGGCGGCGGCACCGTACTTCCGCGCCGGGTCCGGCAGGCGAACCTCGCGCCGCAGTTGCGGAGCGACCCGACGCAGACCGGCCGCCGTACGGAAGAGCCTGCCGTACGCGAGCGGTCCGCCGACGAAGTGCGCGACCGGATGGCGTCACTCCAGCGCGGCTGGCAGCGCGGCCGGGCCGCCGAGTCGGACCCGGCACCCGGGTCCGACGACGACACCTCGACCTCCGTAACGCGAACGACACCTGAGGAGTACGGCCGATGA
- a CDS encoding DUF962 domain-containing protein — protein sequence MTKQTYGSFEEFWPYYVAMHSKAATRWVHLVGTLTGLAVSGYGLARGRARYAAALPLIGYGTAWPAHFLIEGNNPATFGHPAWSLRGDVKMITTMLAGRDAELGETAAKWLAENGSSAPQEGGTAGADTADGPDVPAHT from the coding sequence ATGACGAAGCAGACCTACGGCTCCTTCGAGGAGTTCTGGCCCTACTACGTGGCGATGCACTCCAAGGCGGCGACCCGCTGGGTGCATCTCGTCGGCACGCTGACCGGACTCGCGGTCAGCGGCTACGGCCTGGCCCGCGGGCGGGCGCGATACGCCGCCGCGCTCCCGCTGATCGGCTACGGGACCGCGTGGCCCGCGCACTTCCTGATCGAGGGGAACAACCCGGCGACCTTCGGGCACCCCGCGTGGTCACTGCGCGGCGACGTGAAGATGATCACCACGATGCTCGCGGGACGGGACGCGGAACTCGGCGAGACTGCGGCGAAGTGGCTCGCGGAGAACGGGAGTTCGGCGCCGCAGGAGGGGGGCACCGCCGGCGCGGACACGGCGGATGGCCCGGACGTCCCCGCACACACGTGA
- a CDS encoding DUF742 domain-containing protein, producing the protein MTSESSETSEPSSSEQWYDDAAGPVVRPYAMTRGRTSHAAKARIDLIALVITERAPGDGDPIDDHTLSPEHLDIVERCQYQAISVAELAADLDLPVGVVRVLVGDLVEAAHVHIHKPVPPAELPDVSILREVINGLRAL; encoded by the coding sequence ATGACTTCTGAGTCGTCCGAAACATCTGAACCGTCGTCATCGGAGCAGTGGTACGACGACGCTGCCGGACCGGTGGTGCGGCCCTACGCGATGACACGGGGCCGTACCAGCCATGCCGCGAAGGCCAGAATCGACCTGATCGCCCTGGTGATCACCGAGCGGGCGCCCGGCGACGGGGACCCGATCGACGACCACACCCTGTCGCCCGAGCACCTCGACATCGTCGAGCGCTGCCAGTACCAGGCCATCTCCGTCGCTGAGTTGGCGGCCGACCTCGACCTTCCGGTGGGCGTGGTCCGGGTGCTGGTCGGCGACCTGGTGGAAGCCGCGCACGTGCACATTCACAAGCCGGTGCCGCCGGCCGAGTTGCCCGATGTGAGCATCCTGCGCGAGGTGATCAATGGCCTGCGCGCCTTGTAG
- a CDS encoding NUDIX hydrolase: MTRDGYGRRDAAGKRMEGAVVDAAQHDHSDEQELRERDFLADYDPRAFDPIAVTVDVVVLTLRQGRLHVLAIERGGPPFAGAWALPGGFVRAGKESLDAAAARELAEETGLDATTLGRVHLEQLGSYGHPDRDPRMHVVSIAYLAFAPGLPDAQAGGDAAGADWLPVAAVAPAGQPETAARRPFEQGRPTGTHGGGTGRRPVPSAPGEAVLAFDHPLILADALERARGKIEYTPLATAFLAETFTISELRAVYETVWGASLHAGNFHRKVLSVPGFVESTGQTDTRPGSRGGPRARLYRAGDAKLLHPALLRPDREADIR; encoded by the coding sequence ATGACTCGGGACGGGTACGGGCGGCGCGACGCGGCCGGCAAGCGGATGGAGGGGGCTGTCGTGGACGCGGCGCAGCATGACCACAGTGACGAACAGGAGCTGCGGGAGCGGGACTTCCTCGCCGACTACGACCCGCGCGCGTTCGACCCGATCGCGGTGACCGTCGACGTGGTAGTGCTGACCCTGCGTCAGGGCCGGCTGCACGTCCTCGCGATCGAGCGCGGCGGACCGCCGTTCGCAGGAGCCTGGGCGCTGCCCGGCGGGTTCGTCCGGGCCGGGAAGGAGTCGCTCGACGCGGCCGCGGCCCGCGAACTCGCCGAGGAGACCGGCCTGGACGCCACCACGCTCGGCCGGGTCCACCTCGAACAGCTCGGTTCGTACGGCCACCCGGACCGCGACCCGCGCATGCACGTCGTCTCGATCGCCTACCTCGCCTTCGCGCCGGGCCTGCCCGACGCCCAGGCGGGTGGCGACGCGGCCGGCGCCGACTGGCTCCCGGTGGCGGCGGTCGCCCCCGCCGGGCAACCGGAAACGGCAGCTCGGCGTCCCTTCGAGCAGGGTCGGCCGACCGGAACCCACGGGGGTGGTACCGGTCGCCGACCCGTTCCTTCGGCACCCGGCGAGGCCGTGCTCGCCTTCGACCACCCGCTCATCCTCGCCGACGCCCTGGAGCGGGCCCGCGGCAAGATCGAGTACACGCCGCTGGCGACCGCGTTCCTCGCCGAGACCTTCACCATCAGCGAGTTGCGCGCGGTCTACGAGACGGTGTGGGGCGCCTCGCTGCACGCCGGCAACTTCCACCGCAAGGTGCTGTCCGTCCCCGGCTTCGTGGAGTCCACCGGGCAGACCGACACCCGCCCCGGCAGCCGCGGCGGTCCCCGCGCCCGCCTCTACCGGGCCGGCGACGCCAAGCTGCTGCACCCCGCGCTTCTGCGGCCGGACCGTGAGGCGGACATACGATGA